A genomic region of Catalinimonas niigatensis contains the following coding sequences:
- a CDS encoding outer membrane protein assembly factor BamB family protein, with protein sequence MKLELLNAFRLLRTLIVIRLLPSVKRLFLPLIAFLFHIACQPEQSAYQNWNVYKGDAESTSYASLDQINQENVDNLQLAWTFRPQDAPQGERFGKYECNPIVVGELMYATSARHWVYAINALTGEKVWTFDPFDGERGGGLKRGVTYWEEDDDKRVLFTAGNELFALNALTGEPITTFGEEGKVNLNFEEHSGEEAWVIPTSPGIIYQDLIILGSEVSEVYGAAPGHIRAYNVRTGELEWTFHTIPQPGEAGYETWPKDAWTYTGGANNWGGMSLDEERGMVFVPLGSPTYDFYGANRKGKNLYGNCIVALNAQTGELIWYYQTVHHDVWDYDLPAPPNLVTIRREGKEIDAVAQTTKTGFLFVLDRETGEPLFPVEEREVPASLIPGEETWPTQPFPLKPKPYARQQIGVDDLADFSPEMHDTLQNMFQSFRYEGLYTPPDPRGTLMMPGTRGGSEWGGAAYDPVTSLLYVNGNESPEIARVQAVNPGISQKNQTVYELGKTLYENYCSSCHGADRQGQAPGIPSLLDIQERMSKEEVLSKVKLGSGRMPAFGEILKGKEEEMIAYLFEIQKDKMATEATEETDTAANYMNVTAYGYFRAPDGSPAIKPPWGTLNAIDLNTGEYAWKIPLGNYPEWQKEGDPPTGTENWGGPMVTAGGLVFIAATRDNKFRAFNKENGDLLWEYTLPGGGYATPATYMLEGKQFIAIAVTGGQEEPGGYILAFALPD encoded by the coding sequence TTGAAATTGGAATTATTGAATGCCTTTAGGTTACTACGAACCCTCATCGTTATCAGGTTACTGCCTTCTGTAAAGCGATTATTTCTTCCTCTCATTGCTTTCTTATTTCACATTGCTTGTCAGCCGGAACAGTCTGCCTATCAAAACTGGAACGTATACAAAGGGGATGCGGAAAGCACTAGCTATGCCTCGCTGGATCAGATCAATCAGGAAAATGTAGACAACTTACAGCTCGCCTGGACCTTCCGCCCACAGGATGCTCCGCAGGGAGAACGCTTCGGTAAATACGAATGCAACCCCATTGTTGTTGGAGAGCTCATGTATGCTACTTCTGCCCGGCATTGGGTATACGCCATCAACGCGTTGACGGGTGAAAAAGTCTGGACCTTTGACCCTTTTGACGGCGAACGCGGTGGCGGTCTCAAACGGGGAGTTACGTACTGGGAAGAAGATGATGATAAAAGGGTTTTGTTTACCGCTGGCAATGAACTTTTTGCCCTTAACGCCCTCACAGGAGAACCTATCACTACTTTTGGTGAGGAGGGTAAAGTAAACCTGAACTTTGAAGAGCATAGCGGAGAAGAGGCCTGGGTGATTCCTACTTCGCCGGGCATTATCTATCAGGATCTCATTATCCTTGGATCAGAAGTATCTGAAGTATACGGGGCAGCCCCAGGACATATCAGAGCCTACAACGTTCGTACTGGCGAGCTGGAGTGGACCTTTCATACCATTCCTCAACCGGGAGAAGCAGGGTATGAAACCTGGCCCAAAGATGCCTGGACCTATACCGGAGGGGCCAATAACTGGGGCGGCATGAGCCTTGATGAGGAAAGGGGCATGGTGTTCGTCCCGCTGGGTTCACCTACTTATGATTTTTATGGGGCCAACCGGAAAGGTAAAAACCTGTACGGCAATTGCATTGTCGCCCTCAATGCCCAAACAGGCGAACTGATCTGGTACTACCAAACCGTGCATCATGATGTGTGGGACTATGATTTACCGGCTCCTCCCAACCTGGTCACTATTCGGAGAGAAGGAAAAGAGATAGATGCAGTAGCCCAAACTACCAAAACCGGCTTCCTCTTTGTATTGGATCGTGAGACCGGTGAACCATTATTTCCGGTGGAAGAACGGGAGGTTCCTGCTTCACTGATTCCAGGAGAGGAAACCTGGCCTACCCAGCCTTTTCCTTTGAAGCCTAAGCCCTATGCCCGACAGCAGATCGGTGTAGATGATCTGGCTGATTTTTCTCCCGAAATGCATGATACTTTACAGAATATGTTTCAATCCTTCCGTTATGAAGGACTCTATACCCCACCTGATCCCAGAGGTACACTGATGATGCCCGGAACCCGGGGAGGGTCGGAATGGGGAGGAGCCGCTTATGATCCTGTTACCTCATTGTTGTATGTCAATGGCAATGAGTCGCCGGAAATTGCCAGAGTGCAGGCAGTAAATCCAGGGATCAGTCAGAAAAATCAAACCGTCTATGAACTGGGGAAAACGCTTTATGAAAATTATTGCAGCAGCTGTCATGGAGCAGATCGGCAAGGACAGGCCCCTGGCATTCCTTCATTGCTTGATATTCAAGAAAGAATGAGCAAAGAAGAAGTGCTTAGCAAAGTAAAACTGGGGAGTGGCAGGATGCCGGCTTTCGGAGAAATTCTGAAGGGAAAAGAAGAAGAAATGATTGCTTATCTGTTTGAAATCCAAAAAGACAAGATGGCAACGGAAGCCACTGAGGAAACAGATACAGCTGCCAATTATATGAATGTTACCGCTTACGGATATTTTAGGGCACCTGATGGTAGCCCTGCAATAAAGCCACCCTGGGGCACCCTCAATGCTATTGACCTGAATACCGGAGAGTATGCATGGAAAATTCCTTTGGGCAACTACCCTGAATGGCAAAAGGAAGGTGATCCTCCTACCGGCACTGAGAACTGGGGCGGTCCTATGGTGACAGCAGGCGGTCT